The following are encoded together in the Peromyscus leucopus breed LL Stock chromosome 1, UCI_PerLeu_2.1, whole genome shotgun sequence genome:
- the Ceacam16 gene encoding carcinoembryonic antigen-related cell adhesion molecule 16 codes for MLNMAAAEISITPEPAQPAEGDNVTLVVRGLSGELLAYNWYAGPTLSLTFLVASYIVSTGDETPGPAHTGREAVRPDGSLAIRGALPGHTGTYIIQTLNRQFQTEVGYGHVQVYEILAPPTVMANGTALVERRDTLRLVCSSPSPAEVRWFFNGDALPVAVRLGLSPDGRMLTRHGIRREEAGAYQCEVWNPVSVSRSEPLNLTVYFGPERVAILQDSTTRTGCTIKVDFNTSLTLWCVSRSCPEPEYVWAFNGKALKNGQDHLNISSMTVAHEGTYTCIAKNSKTLLSGSASVVVKLSAAVVAMMIVPVPTKPTEGQDVTLTVQGYPKDLLVYAWYRGPASEPNRLLSQLPSGNWIAGPAHTGREVGFANCSLLVQKLNLTDAGRYTLKTVTLQGKTDTLEVELQVARE; via the exons ATGCTGAACATGGCCGCGGCTGAGATCTCCATCACCCCTGAGCCTGCCCAGCCCGCGGAGGGAGACAATGTCACGCTGGTGGTCCGCGGGCTCTCGGGGGAACTGCTTGCCTACAATTGGTACGCAGGGCCCACGCTCAGCCTGACCTTCCTGGTGGCCAGTTACATTGTCAGCACTGGCGACGAGACCCCCGGACCGGCCCACACAGGGCGGGAAGCTGTGCGCCCCGATGGCAGCCTTGCTATCCGTGGGGCCCTGCCTGGACACACAGGCACCTACATCATACAGACCCTTAACAGGCAGTTTCAGACGGAGGTGGGCTACGGACACGTGCAGGTCTATG AGATCCTGGCCCCTCCCACGGTCATGGCCAACGGTACTGCGCTGGTGGAGCGCAGGGACACCCTTCGCCTCGTGTGCAGCAGCCCCAGCCCGGCTGAGGTCCGCTGGTTCTTCAACGGTGACGCTCTGCCTGTTGCTGTCCGCCTGGGCCTGTCCCCCGATGGCAGGATGCTGACCCGTCATGGCATCCGCAGGGAGGAGGCGGGCGCCTACCAGTGTGAGGTGTGGAACCCGGTCAGCGTCAGCCGCAGCGAGCCCCTGAACCTGACTGTCTACT TCGGTCCTGAACGTGTGGCTATTCTCCAAGATTCCACCACCCGGACGGGCTGCACCATTAAAGTGGACTTCAACACGTCCCTTACCCTGTGGTGCGTGTCCCGATCCTGCCCTGAGCCAGAATATGTGTGGGCCTTTAACGGGAAGGCCTTGAAGAATGGTCAGGATCACCTAAACATCAGCAGCATGACTGTGGCCCATGAGGGCACATACACGTGCATTGCTAAGAACTCCAAGACCCTGCTGTCCGGGTCCGCCTCCGTGGTGGTCAAGCTGTCTG CCGCAGTTGTGGCCATGATGATTGTGCCTGTACCGACTAAACCAACGGAGGGCCAGGACGTGACCCTGACCGTCCAGGGCTACCCCAAGGACCTGCTAGTCTATGCCTGGTACCGTGGACCGGCCTCAGAGCCCAACCGACTGCTCAGCCAGCTGCCGTCGGGGAACTGGATCGCTGGCCCAGCGCACACGGGCCGGGAGGTGGGCTTCGCCAATTGCTCGCTGCTGGTGCAAAAGCTGAACCTCACGGACGCCGGACGCTACACTCTCAAGACCGTCACACTGCAGGGCAAGACCGACACATTGGAGGTGGAGCTACAGGTGGCCCGTGAGTGA